A window of the Verminephrobacter eiseniae EF01-2 genome harbors these coding sequences:
- a CDS encoding P-loop NTPase family protein: MRIESFPKHLGVYGLPASLLDREDHTVAVIALMRRKACLNREIRHAIKYEMQIPAEWRARVAGRLSKFDERILACNLSPAVRFRTFWSCSGMFLSGDGKWPVGTKAYAMALDVQLLAAYNPDWMHLGYDETAMSASCPQWRGIRERIQRLTNRPKEQVSFGVFMLWPKVLADLAAWDAREQEQRLILARVVFSLSSVGATDWFIKEALTRCPALQEELGDLVHPSEIGKVPSMDREEPLVPVVNAAATACQEWRASWDVLLERLECLTERLKQPSLEGVTALEQLCGELGVAVQQMPSQDVVERARLEAAVKVLADHCRSLSQEPVLDGLVDELVGKVPARWQLAQQECTDAKALAALADDAERAMSQTIDCAERLRQAWQERTDLEKAVDQASAAITSAKPFAERRVLELRRQESYRLLADAEAAVSGLEADLLASASPFEKSFDRSSNYQSGQLLQQDGQTNAVLPEIEAKQPVVEPVPAEIDAQPKAQTQSACCELVLEQHTAPLQATPPIAAPPVMAPASEPSVAAPNNVVDVKVPTPVLPAEFETNVDDNLYSVEAGELCKPIWTLLGSHQLGLAYQFTKAIAEQKPTLRVPPPALLAAVTLAKELALPDGAIREALTNHLNELTSDMFVQDGPYAWHTALNLLLVAATLRPMVLAPGVGATTAAGYLRLSNYPALYRLVVEIKEFSERLQGFRIEPAALKAARSEAGMREELAHLQRGATEWLGEHAPAMTMKFAAATNVWRHWTKPQGVLHQLVSIVAANRSTDLQHAKSLVMKLSDPNEFSRLVRETDRKILRRIRGEDIHSGALDQLQRSVAEARTYARKWIILAESEGQSGNRLRELLHEVRQTLSKAASSVDVELANGDPDEWGLVAAARSVVSSQFKAMRNLFDPAAELLPAEPTAAEALARAVLLVPCLHLHERWELRTELAQVVSAIAQWSAFPGTLEDAFRARLESGDLFGAELIVQKYPDFEAAERWRVELKRMRESWRNDLNRRIAEARRDMEVGRAYGYLNDQDLGHFETELRRCQDRAEQGQFDVALAAVDDARKALAEHRAKRTQQVQRALSEINRTAESAPGIDEVERVLRDGDVATAHELLQRLVEGKPVWPEEHALVDGFKEFFPHTLQTLDAWLDANSPRSVIEGAMRSGQKLGALDFDPLGTAQREHAVKLFGLWSEIKSKKRVDAGKLESLFSGLGFQFKRIQVVTERPSAREEVWSLELEPMNDRAVCPVPHFGSMAKGRYRVICVWEQLADEDILQLVGDPTLQKPTIVLHFTRIKERRRRELARIAKTSRKAFLLVDELMLIYLLAQSTSKVSGLFQLALPFAYSTPYDATAGLVPPEMFYGRSAELDAVKGINGRCFIYGGRQLGKTALLRRAEQSFHAPDAGRFSRWVDLRAEGIGVSRQAEEIWVCLAEQLKLIKVLEAVVPIPSPSRKGSIDTIIQEIRHFLGQDDDRRILLLLDEADRFFEQDGKKDFAETRRLKQLMDETSRHFKVVFAGLHNVLRMTERANHPLAHFGEPIKVGPLVDEDEVKEAEELVRRPMAAAGFEFESRNLVIRILAQTNYYPSLIQFYCSRLLGHMQSRLASARHPPGPRYIISDKDIESVYSSGELRDEIRSKFRLTLQLDPRYEVVAYALAWATLEGTYKHADGLNWKSIREKGALHWWPEGFQDTSERDFCVLLDEMVELGVLSRAREGYYTLRNLNILLLLGSRDEIEAVLVKDREPSVEFELSSFRPSLKSSTNSPQRNPLTYQQLDKLMRRENTVTAIAGSHAGGISDVIEALRDYVGETAQVKVLEDDCLDTMSFTHALDRALKARETEGNTLVLVPATVAWSSEWIEAGRQKLNLLRSPSKFVSLVFLANPVTLWGAMSDRATFADMQVPWMSLLPWADEFVKHWLTEQQLPSEKETRQQVRQVTGYWASALQDLVRNCNQESELKRRIESHFIGMGPDQIDAWAKSFGFVVCEPQLVLCRLAAYCEPVTVAELAELAEVSLEIVERSLRWADLLGLVVRGGGDYWSLDPFISGLLNKLEN, encoded by the coding sequence TTGCGCATTGAATCGTTTCCAAAACATCTTGGTGTCTATGGCTTGCCTGCCTCTTTGCTGGACCGGGAAGACCACACGGTTGCTGTGATTGCCTTGATGCGGCGAAAAGCCTGCCTCAACCGGGAAATTCGTCATGCAATTAAGTACGAAATGCAAATTCCGGCGGAGTGGCGAGCGCGAGTAGCCGGACGACTGTCGAAATTCGACGAGCGGATACTGGCTTGCAATCTGAGTCCGGCCGTGCGTTTTCGTACCTTTTGGTCTTGCAGCGGGATGTTTTTGAGTGGGGACGGCAAATGGCCGGTAGGCACAAAGGCATATGCAATGGCACTCGACGTTCAACTGCTCGCCGCGTACAACCCGGACTGGATGCACCTCGGATATGACGAAACTGCAATGTCCGCATCGTGCCCGCAGTGGCGCGGCATTCGGGAGCGGATTCAACGCCTGACCAATCGACCGAAAGAGCAAGTTTCTTTTGGCGTATTCATGTTGTGGCCCAAAGTCCTGGCAGACTTGGCAGCCTGGGACGCACGGGAGCAGGAGCAACGTCTGATCCTCGCGCGAGTCGTCTTCTCACTGTCTTCCGTTGGTGCCACAGATTGGTTTATCAAAGAGGCTTTGACGCGCTGCCCCGCATTGCAAGAAGAGTTGGGCGATCTGGTGCATCCGTCTGAGATCGGGAAGGTGCCGAGCATGGATAGAGAAGAACCTCTCGTGCCCGTTGTCAACGCTGCTGCAACCGCTTGCCAAGAGTGGCGCGCGAGTTGGGATGTGCTGCTCGAAAGGCTTGAGTGCCTCACGGAACGGCTAAAGCAGCCGAGCCTCGAAGGCGTCACGGCGCTGGAGCAACTTTGCGGTGAGCTGGGTGTTGCGGTGCAACAAATGCCTTCTCAAGATGTTGTGGAAAGGGCCAGGCTTGAAGCCGCAGTCAAGGTCTTGGCAGACCATTGCCGCAGTTTGAGCCAAGAGCCTGTACTCGACGGTCTCGTCGATGAACTCGTCGGGAAAGTTCCGGCGCGCTGGCAGTTGGCACAGCAAGAGTGCACTGACGCCAAAGCGCTGGCTGCATTGGCCGACGATGCCGAACGCGCCATGTCCCAGACGATCGATTGCGCGGAGCGTCTTCGACAGGCATGGCAAGAACGAACAGACTTGGAGAAAGCAGTTGACCAAGCCAGTGCCGCCATCACATCCGCCAAGCCTTTTGCAGAGCGTCGAGTGTTGGAACTAAGGAGGCAAGAGAGTTATCGCCTGCTTGCGGATGCAGAGGCTGCGGTGTCCGGACTTGAGGCTGATTTGCTGGCCAGCGCGTCCCCGTTTGAGAAGTCCTTCGACCGTTCATCGAACTATCAAAGCGGACAATTGCTTCAGCAGGATGGGCAAACAAACGCTGTCTTGCCCGAGATTGAGGCAAAACAGCCCGTCGTGGAACCAGTCCCCGCAGAAATTGACGCCCAGCCCAAGGCGCAAACGCAAAGCGCGTGTTGTGAGCTTGTGCTCGAGCAGCACACTGCGCCACTGCAAGCTACGCCACCGATTGCAGCGCCGCCTGTGATGGCGCCTGCATCAGAGCCATCGGTGGCAGCGCCGAACAATGTCGTCGACGTCAAGGTGCCCACGCCTGTGCTTCCAGCGGAGTTTGAAACAAATGTCGATGACAACCTCTACTCGGTCGAGGCGGGAGAGTTGTGCAAACCGATTTGGACTCTGCTTGGCTCACATCAGTTGGGTCTTGCGTATCAATTCACCAAAGCGATTGCAGAACAGAAGCCGACCCTCAGAGTGCCGCCGCCGGCGCTATTGGCTGCTGTCACGCTGGCCAAAGAGCTCGCACTGCCAGACGGTGCCATCAGGGAAGCCCTGACGAACCATTTGAACGAACTCACGTCCGACATGTTTGTTCAGGACGGACCGTATGCTTGGCATACGGCGCTGAACCTTCTGCTGGTCGCTGCGACGTTGCGTCCGATGGTGCTTGCTCCCGGCGTAGGTGCAACGACGGCAGCGGGATACCTGCGCCTATCCAACTATCCTGCGCTGTATCGGTTGGTCGTCGAAATCAAAGAGTTCAGCGAGAGGCTGCAGGGATTCCGGATTGAACCGGCGGCGCTCAAGGCCGCTCGCTCCGAAGCGGGAATGCGCGAGGAATTGGCGCACCTGCAACGAGGTGCGACCGAGTGGTTGGGCGAGCATGCTCCGGCGATGACGATGAAGTTCGCTGCGGCCACAAACGTGTGGCGGCATTGGACGAAGCCACAGGGGGTGCTGCACCAGCTTGTTTCAATTGTTGCGGCCAACAGGTCTACCGACTTGCAACACGCCAAGTCTCTGGTCATGAAGCTATCTGATCCGAACGAATTCTCGCGCCTGGTGCGAGAGACGGACCGCAAAATACTTCGCCGAATCAGGGGAGAAGACATTCACTCTGGCGCGCTTGACCAACTCCAGCGCAGCGTTGCCGAAGCGCGCACCTACGCCCGCAAGTGGATCATTTTGGCCGAATCCGAAGGGCAAAGCGGCAACAGGCTGCGCGAATTGCTCCACGAGGTTAGGCAGACGCTGAGCAAGGCGGCTTCAAGCGTTGACGTCGAACTGGCCAACGGAGATCCCGACGAGTGGGGCCTCGTCGCGGCGGCGCGATCCGTGGTGTCGTCGCAGTTCAAGGCAATGCGCAATCTGTTCGACCCTGCGGCCGAGTTGCTCCCCGCAGAGCCCACTGCGGCCGAAGCGCTCGCACGTGCGGTATTGCTCGTTCCTTGCTTGCACCTGCACGAACGATGGGAACTCAGGACGGAGCTTGCGCAGGTGGTGTCTGCCATTGCGCAATGGTCTGCTTTCCCCGGAACTTTGGAAGATGCTTTCCGGGCACGCTTGGAAAGCGGTGACCTTTTCGGTGCCGAACTCATCGTGCAAAAGTACCCGGACTTCGAGGCCGCAGAGCGATGGCGTGTGGAACTCAAGCGCATGCGAGAGTCTTGGAGAAATGATCTCAACCGCCGCATTGCCGAGGCCCGGCGAGACATGGAGGTAGGTCGGGCATATGGCTATTTGAATGACCAAGACCTTGGTCATTTCGAGACGGAACTCAGGCGCTGCCAAGATCGTGCCGAGCAGGGCCAGTTCGATGTGGCCCTTGCGGCTGTTGACGATGCTCGCAAGGCATTGGCGGAACATCGTGCCAAGCGCACGCAACAGGTTCAACGAGCGCTATCGGAAATCAACCGAACCGCCGAGAGTGCGCCAGGCATCGATGAGGTCGAGCGTGTACTTCGTGATGGCGATGTCGCTACTGCCCATGAGCTATTGCAGCGATTGGTGGAGGGCAAGCCCGTTTGGCCGGAAGAACATGCGCTGGTTGACGGGTTCAAGGAATTCTTCCCGCACACTTTGCAAACCCTGGATGCGTGGTTGGATGCGAATTCACCCCGCAGCGTCATTGAAGGAGCCATGCGCAGTGGTCAAAAGCTCGGTGCGTTGGATTTTGACCCCCTGGGAACTGCACAGCGTGAGCATGCGGTCAAGCTGTTTGGCTTGTGGTCTGAGATCAAATCGAAAAAGCGTGTCGATGCCGGGAAGCTCGAATCGCTGTTTAGCGGGCTCGGGTTTCAGTTCAAGCGAATTCAGGTGGTCACCGAACGGCCGAGTGCGCGCGAAGAAGTCTGGAGCCTGGAGTTGGAGCCGATGAACGACCGCGCGGTGTGTCCGGTGCCGCACTTCGGTTCCATGGCCAAGGGGCGCTATCGCGTGATTTGTGTCTGGGAGCAACTTGCCGACGAGGATATCCTCCAACTCGTGGGCGACCCGACGCTTCAGAAACCAACTATCGTCCTGCACTTCACCCGGATAAAAGAACGCAGGCGCAGGGAACTCGCGCGGATTGCCAAGACCAGTCGCAAAGCGTTCCTGCTCGTCGACGAATTGATGCTGATCTATCTTTTGGCGCAGTCGACGTCAAAGGTCTCGGGCCTGTTTCAACTGGCACTACCGTTCGCATACTCAACGCCGTATGACGCTACAGCCGGTTTGGTTCCCCCCGAAATGTTCTATGGCCGAAGCGCCGAGCTTGATGCGGTCAAGGGGATCAACGGTCGCTGCTTCATTTACGGTGGTCGTCAGTTGGGCAAGACAGCGCTGTTACGTCGTGCGGAGCAGTCGTTCCACGCACCGGACGCGGGGCGATTCTCGCGCTGGGTAGACCTGCGCGCCGAGGGGATCGGCGTCAGTCGTCAAGCCGAAGAGATTTGGGTTTGTCTTGCCGAGCAACTCAAGCTCATCAAGGTACTGGAGGCGGTTGTCCCGATTCCGAGTCCCTCACGCAAAGGAAGCATCGACACCATCATTCAGGAGATCAGACACTTTCTTGGGCAAGATGACGACAGGCGCATCCTGCTGTTACTTGACGAAGCCGACCGATTTTTCGAGCAGGATGGCAAAAAGGACTTCGCCGAGACCCGCCGCCTCAAGCAACTGATGGACGAAACGTCCAGGCATTTCAAGGTCGTCTTTGCCGGACTGCACAACGTGCTGCGGATGACCGAGCGAGCGAACCATCCGCTCGCTCACTTCGGCGAGCCCATCAAGGTCGGACCGCTGGTAGATGAAGACGAAGTCAAGGAAGCTGAGGAATTGGTGCGCCGCCCCATGGCAGCCGCAGGGTTCGAGTTCGAGTCACGAAACCTGGTCATTCGGATCCTGGCACAAACGAACTACTACCCAAGCCTCATACAATTTTATTGCTCGCGCCTTTTGGGGCACATGCAGTCGAGGCTGGCATCGGCACGACACCCACCAGGGCCACGCTACATCATCTCGGACAAGGACATCGAGTCGGTCTACTCAAGTGGAGAACTTCGCGATGAGATCCGCTCCAAATTCCGTCTGACATTACAGTTGGACCCACGCTATGAGGTGGTTGCCTACGCCCTGGCGTGGGCCACTTTGGAGGGCACTTACAAGCACGCAGACGGATTGAACTGGAAGAGCATCCGCGAGAAAGGTGCGCTGCACTGGTGGCCGGAAGGATTCCAGGACACAAGCGAGCGCGATTTCTGCGTGCTCCTTGATGAGATGGTTGAGCTTGGTGTGTTGAGCAGGGCGCGCGAAGGCTACTACACGTTGCGCAATCTGAATATCCTGTTGCTTTTGGGCAGTCGCGATGAAATAGAGGCGGTACTCGTCAAGGATAGAGAGCCATCAGTCGAATTCGAGCTGTCGTCCTTCCGTCCGTCCTTGAAATCATCAACCAACAGTCCGCAACGCAATCCGCTCACGTATCAGCAACTCGACAAGCTCATGCGGCGCGAGAACACAGTGACGGCCATCGCTGGAAGCCATGCGGGCGGCATCTCTGACGTGATCGAGGCTCTACGCGACTATGTTGGAGAGACTGCACAGGTGAAGGTGTTGGAGGACGATTGCCTGGACACCATGTCGTTCACGCACGCTCTCGACCGTGCACTCAAGGCTCGAGAAACTGAAGGAAACACGCTGGTGCTCGTTCCGGCTACGGTTGCGTGGAGTTCGGAATGGATTGAGGCTGGCCGCCAAAAGCTCAACTTGCTCAGAAGCCCAAGCAAGTTCGTGTCCCTTGTTTTCCTGGCGAACCCAGTGACTTTGTGGGGCGCAATGAGCGACAGGGCTACCTTTGCAGACATGCAAGTGCCGTGGATGTCTTTGTTGCCCTGGGCTGACGAGTTCGTCAAGCACTGGCTCACCGAGCAACAACTACCTTCGGAAAAGGAAACTCGCCAGCAAGTTCGGCAAGTGACCGGCTACTGGGCATCGGCTTTGCAGGATCTGGTGAGGAACTGCAATCAGGAAAGCGAACTCAAGCGTCGCATTGAATCCCATTTCATCGGCATGGGGCCTGACCAAATTGATGCATGGGCCAAGTCCTTCGGTTTTGTCGTTTGTGAGCCTCAACTTGTGCTTTGCAGACTGGCCGCATATTGTGAGCCGGTCACCGTAGCTGAGCTCGCTGAGCTCGCGGAGGTCTCTTTGGAGATTGTCGAGCGGTCCTTGAGGTGGGCAGACCTTCTCGGATTGGTCGTTCGTGGGGGTGGCGACTATTGGAGTCTGGACCCTTTCATCAGCGGACTGCTCAACAAACTGGAGAACTGA
- a CDS encoding DUF58 domain-containing protein, which yields MTRAAEELAYRIRWRAADVHPGSHRSRVAGSGEEFRGVVPLAVGRDARRIDLRASVADPFGRPWVREFRQRSRIPVVLLADLSRSMRFAGSVERFELTARFARALARGAFRRGDPFGFIGCDGAVRRELLLPPTLSRHAGEHVARQLRDLAVQGAAREASAQGLVQATRWLPRQRSLVFVVSDLYFDMALFEKMLKQLAQHEVVVVLLADSLERAPPARWGLVRLADLENARERLVFLHPGLADRLAAAQQARHAGAAQMARRHGASLLVAQDGLNLAALARHFLARGGT from the coding sequence ATGACCCGCGCCGCCGAAGAGCTTGCCTACCGCATCCGCTGGCGCGCCGCCGATGTGCACCCCGGCAGCCACCGCTCCCGCGTGGCCGGTAGCGGCGAAGAGTTTCGCGGCGTGGTGCCGCTTGCCGTGGGGCGCGATGCGCGCCGCATCGACCTGCGCGCCAGCGTCGCCGACCCGTTTGGCCGGCCCTGGGTGCGCGAGTTTCGCCAGCGCAGCCGGATCCCGGTGGTATTGCTGGCCGACCTGTCGCGCTCGATGCGCTTTGCCGGCAGCGTCGAGCGCTTCGAACTCACCGCCCGCTTTGCCCGGGCGCTGGCGCGTGGCGCATTCCGTCGCGGCGACCCGTTCGGCTTCATCGGCTGCGATGGCGCCGTGCGGCGCGAACTGCTGCTGCCGCCAACGCTGTCACGCCACGCCGGCGAGCATGTCGCCCGGCAACTGCGCGACCTGGCCGTACAAGGCGCCGCACGCGAAGCGAGCGCCCAGGGCCTGGTGCAGGCGACCCGCTGGCTGCCACGGCAGCGCTCTCTGGTGTTCGTGGTCTCCGACCTCTACTTCGACATGGCGCTGTTCGAGAAAATGCTCAAGCAGTTGGCGCAGCACGAAGTCGTGGTCGTGCTGCTGGCCGACAGCCTGGAGCGCGCGCCGCCAGCCCGCTGGGGGCTGGTGCGTCTGGCCGATCTGGAAAACGCGCGCGAGCGGCTGGTGTTCCTGCACCCGGGCTTGGCCGATCGCCTGGCTGCGGCGCAACAGGCGCGCCATGCCGGCGCGGCGCAAATGGCGCGGCGCCACGGCGCCTCGCTGCTGGTGGCGCAAGACGGGCTGAACCTGGCAGCGCTGGCGCGGCATTTCCTGGCCCGGGGCGGCACATGA
- a CDS encoding SRPBCC family protein, which yields MLTAPSAHAHGPTPQKIDEAVEIAAAPAAVWALVGDFGSLARWNPRLKASEADQGNAVGSKRRLTFDQGAGVSEELDEHLPAEMSMSYRSGRTIDTKVLPVGSYSARLRVVPAGSGSRLEWRARAYRADTGNEPAAGLDDAAAVQALRDFMLPALHAAKKKLEDKQN from the coding sequence GTGCTGACCGCGCCATCGGCGCACGCGCACGGGCCGACGCCACAAAAGATCGATGAAGCGGTCGAAATCGCCGCCGCACCCGCTGCGGTGTGGGCGCTGGTCGGCGACTTCGGATCGCTAGCGCGCTGGAACCCGCGCCTGAAGGCCAGCGAGGCCGACCAAGGCAACGCCGTCGGCTCGAAACGGCGCCTGACCTTCGACCAAGGCGCCGGCGTCAGCGAAGAACTCGACGAGCACCTGCCGGCAGAAATGAGCATGTCCTACCGCTCGGGGCGGACGATAGACACCAAGGTGCTTCCGGTCGGCTCCTACTCGGCACGGCTGCGGGTCGTGCCTGCCGGCAGTGGCAGCCGACTCGAATGGCGCGCGCGCGCCTACCGCGCCGACACCGGCAACGAGCCCGCAGCGGGTCTGGACGACGCCGCCGCCGTGCAAGCGCTGCGCGACTTCATGCTGCCCGCACTGCATGCGGCAAAGAAAAAACTGGAAGACAAGCAAAACTGA
- a CDS encoding SDR family NAD(P)-dependent oxidoreductase: protein MKLGLEGQVALVTGGGQGVGRQICIELATEGARVIVNDLFAQRAEAVAKEITAAGGQALAAPADITHSPQVQAMVARGSAHFDAPVTVLVNNAGIIPERREKGGRTPAFLDMPTADWAKIVDLNLYGTMNCCHSVLPGMVERNGGRIINIISEAGRIGEANMAVYSGAKAAMAGFGRALAREHGRHAITVNSVALGAVSHAGIKDGPLALHASADNDERLGKMLKVYPIAQGAGRLARPEDISALVAFLASGRALFITGQTIGASGGFAMP from the coding sequence ATGAAACTCGGATTGGAAGGCCAGGTCGCGCTCGTGACCGGCGGCGGCCAGGGCGTGGGCCGTCAAATCTGCATCGAACTGGCGACCGAAGGCGCGCGCGTCATCGTCAACGACCTGTTCGCGCAACGCGCCGAGGCCGTCGCCAAAGAAATCACCGCCGCCGGCGGACAGGCGCTGGCAGCACCGGCCGACATCACGCACAGCCCACAGGTGCAGGCCATGGTCGCCCGGGGCAGCGCGCATTTCGATGCGCCGGTGACGGTGCTGGTGAACAACGCCGGCATCATCCCCGAGCGCCGCGAAAAAGGCGGGCGCACGCCAGCCTTTCTCGACATGCCGACGGCGGACTGGGCCAAGATCGTCGACCTGAACCTCTACGGCACGATGAACTGCTGCCACAGCGTGCTGCCGGGCATGGTCGAGCGCAACGGCGGCCGCATCATCAACATCATCTCGGAAGCCGGCCGCATCGGCGAAGCCAACATGGCCGTGTACTCCGGCGCCAAGGCCGCGATGGCAGGCTTTGGCAGGGCCTTGGCGCGCGAGCATGGGCGGCACGCGATCACCGTGAATTCGGTAGCGCTCGGCGCGGTGTCCCACGCCGGCATCAAGGACGGGCCGCTGGCCCTCCACGCCAGCGCAGACAACGACGAACGGCTGGGCAAGATGCTCAAGGTCTACCCCATCGCCCAAGGTGCCGGACGGCTCGCGCGGCCCGAAGACATCTCCGCACTGGTCGCCTTTCTCGCGTCCGGGCGCGCCCTGTTCATCACCGGCCAGACGATAGGGGCCTCGGGCGGGTTTGCGATGCCGTAG
- a CDS encoding enoyl-CoA hydratase/isomerase family protein, with amino-acid sequence MSAAPAALASVLYERRENVAIVTLNRPGRMNTLGGSMKPDLARAFFEYARADERVRAVLITGSGERAFCAGADIKERADQQTTGSDYFVAQKATHELLRNIEEFEKPVVAAINGVALGGGLEVALCCDIRLACDSARFGLPEVKLGVIPAAGGTQRLPRLIGQARAKELILTADLIDADTALRYGIVSRVLPQAELMPAAIAFAQRIAEHPPLAVRFAKRAINRGLQTDLDSGLEYERYAAAMVIDSADRKEGMRAFVEKRKPVFTGR; translated from the coding sequence ATGAGCGCAGCCCCTGCGGCGCTGGCCAGCGTGCTGTACGAACGGCGCGAGAACGTTGCCATCGTCACGCTCAACCGCCCCGGGCGCATGAACACGCTCGGCGGCTCGATGAAGCCCGACCTTGCGCGCGCCTTCTTCGAGTACGCCCGCGCTGACGAGCGCGTGCGCGCGGTGCTCATCACCGGCAGCGGCGAGCGCGCCTTTTGCGCCGGCGCCGACATCAAGGAACGCGCCGACCAGCAGACCACGGGCAGCGACTACTTCGTCGCGCAAAAGGCCACGCACGAGTTGCTGCGCAACATCGAAGAGTTCGAGAAACCAGTGGTCGCCGCGATCAACGGCGTGGCGCTCGGCGGCGGGCTGGAGGTCGCGCTGTGCTGCGACATCCGCCTCGCCTGCGACAGTGCGCGCTTCGGACTGCCCGAGGTCAAACTCGGCGTGATTCCCGCCGCCGGCGGCACGCAGCGCCTGCCGCGCCTGATCGGCCAGGCGCGGGCCAAGGAACTGATCCTCACCGCAGACCTGATCGACGCCGACACCGCGCTGCGCTACGGCATCGTCAGCCGCGTGCTGCCGCAGGCCGAACTGATGCCCGCCGCCATCGCGTTCGCGCAGCGCATCGCCGAACACCCGCCGCTGGCGGTCAGATTCGCCAAGCGCGCCATCAACCGCGGCTTGCAGACCGACCTCGACTCGGGCCTGGAATACGAGCGCTATGCGGCCGCGATGGTCATCGACAGCGCAGACCGCAAGGAGGGCATGCGGGCCTTCGTCGAAAAGCGCAAGCCGGTGTTCACCGGGCGCTGA
- a CDS encoding vWA domain-containing protein yields the protein MPEFEHPAWLYGLALAVLPWWLHGQRRVMWASVGTWPVDAASRWVDMGLRCAASLALAAAALSLAGGYLQGLPIERTGTGAHLAIVLDRSASMADGFAAARQAGEESKSEAAARLLDGFVKERPLDLFGLTLFSTAPMQVLGLSSDHEAVRAALRAAATPGIGLTNVAAGLALALAQFGEQPHTGSRVILFVSDGAAQIEPRAQIKLRRLFEEYRVQLYWVYLRSPGSNSPTRPPDPQAGADVAPEYHLHTFFQDLGTPYRLYEADNPQALAAAISDVSRLQNLPLRYLQAQPRRNLAPWCDAIALSCALLLLLARSLEIERWQRG from the coding sequence ATGCCCGAGTTTGAGCATCCTGCCTGGCTCTATGGCCTGGCCTTGGCCGTGCTGCCATGGTGGCTGCACGGCCAGCGACGGGTGATGTGGGCCAGCGTCGGCACCTGGCCCGTGGATGCGGCGTCACGCTGGGTCGACATGGGCCTGCGCTGCGCCGCCAGCCTGGCGCTCGCCGCCGCCGCGCTCAGTCTGGCCGGCGGCTATCTGCAAGGACTACCGATCGAGCGCACCGGCACCGGCGCGCACCTGGCCATCGTGCTCGACCGCAGCGCCAGCATGGCCGACGGCTTTGCCGCCGCGCGCCAGGCCGGCGAGGAGTCCAAGAGCGAGGCCGCAGCGCGGCTGCTCGACGGCTTTGTCAAAGAGCGTCCGCTCGACCTGTTCGGCCTGACCCTGTTTTCCACCGCGCCGATGCAGGTGCTGGGCCTGTCGTCCGACCACGAAGCGGTGCGCGCCGCGCTGCGCGCCGCAGCGACGCCGGGCATCGGACTGACCAATGTCGCGGCCGGCCTGGCGCTGGCGCTGGCGCAGTTCGGCGAGCAGCCTCATACCGGTTCGCGCGTGATCCTGTTCGTGTCCGACGGCGCAGCCCAGATCGAGCCGCGTGCCCAAATCAAGCTGCGCCGCTTGTTCGAGGAATACCGCGTCCAGTTGTACTGGGTGTACCTGCGCTCGCCCGGCAGCAACAGCCCTACCCGTCCGCCCGACCCGCAGGCCGGCGCCGACGTGGCGCCCGAATACCACCTCCACACCTTCTTCCAAGACCTGGGCACACCCTACCGGCTGTACGAGGCCGACAACCCGCAGGCCCTCGCGGCCGCGATCAGCGATGTCTCGCGGCTGCAAAACCTGCCGCTGCGCTACCTGCAAGCGCAGCCACGGCGCAACTTGGCACCGTGGTGCGATGCCATCGCGCTATCGTGCGCGCTGCTGCTGCTGCTGGCGCGCAGCCTGGAGATAGAGCGTTGGCAGCGCGGCTGA